One stretch of Vulpes lagopus strain Blue_001 chromosome 12, ASM1834538v1, whole genome shotgun sequence DNA includes these proteins:
- the URM1 gene encoding ubiquitin-related modifier 1 encodes MAAPLSVEVEFGGGAELLFDGVKKHQVTLPGQEEPWDIRSLLVWIKKNLLKERPELFIQGDSVRPGILVLVNDADWELLGELDYQLQDQDSILFISTLHGG; translated from the exons ATGGCGGCGCCCTTGTCAGTGGAGGTGGAGTTCGG AGGCGGTGCAGAGCTCCTGTTTGATGGCGTAAAGAAACATCAGGTCACCTTGCCTGGACAGGAGGAGCCCT GGGACATCCGGAGTCTCCTTGTCTGGATCAAGAAGAATTTGCTAAAAGAGCGGCCAGAGTTGTTCATCCAGGGAGACAGCGT GCGACCAGGAATTCTGGTGCTGGTTAACGATGCCGACTGGGAACTGCTG GGCGAGCTGGACTACCAGCTGCAGGACCAGGACAGCATCCTCTTCATATCCACACTGCATGGCGGCTGA